The Methanoplanus sp. FWC-SCC4 genome has a window encoding:
- a CDS encoding uroporphyrinogen-III synthase, which yields MKIAITRLKEKAKKDAELCKKYGHACYAVSPMEASVYEDAVTSFAARTNEGEFDCIFFTSALPAVQVAPLLKKWPRVIAIGPQTAKTLESFEILCETLPAFYSRDFVPYLGDWIAGKKIGIPRADVPNPALISAIEEKGGIVCEVPIYSLVPTKEELLLDDADAIIFTSANSFSYAVWDKKTDIIPVAIGDITGERMREGGVSPAVTGDGSLEGTLIALNDYIGKISGETD from the coding sequence ATGAAGATCGCAATAACCCGCCTGAAAGAAAAAGCCAAAAAGGATGCAGAGCTTTGCAAAAAATACGGGCATGCCTGCTATGCCGTATCTCCCATGGAGGCGTCTGTTTACGAAGATGCCGTCACTTCTTTTGCAGCACGTACAAATGAAGGTGAGTTTGACTGCATCTTTTTTACAAGTGCTCTTCCGGCAGTGCAGGTTGCGCCGCTTCTTAAAAAATGGCCGAGGGTTATTGCAATAGGGCCCCAGACAGCAAAGACGCTTGAGAGTTTCGAAATTTTGTGTGAGACTCTTCCGGCTTTTTATTCAAGGGATTTTGTACCTTATCTCGGCGACTGGATTGCCGGTAAAAAAATAGGGATTCCAAGAGCGGACGTTCCAAATCCCGCCCTTATCAGCGCAATAGAGGAGAAGGGAGGAATTGTATGTGAAGTCCCGATATATTCGCTTGTTCCGACAAAAGAGGAGCTTTTGCTTGATGATGCGGATGCAATAATATTTACAAGCGCAAATTCCTTTTCCTATGCGGTCTGGGACAAGAAAACGGACATCATTCCGGTGGCGATAGGCGATATCACGGGAGAGAGGATGAGAGAGGGTGGTGTGTCACCGGCGGTTACCGGGGATGGATCACTAGAAGGGACTCTTATCGCACTGAATGATTATATCGGAAAAATTTCCGGGGAAACTGATTAG
- a CDS encoding RNA-guided pseudouridylation complex pseudouridine synthase subunit Cbf5: MNSFENDDELKKLLECGIIAVDKPQGPTSHQVTAWVGEMLGGDIRIGHGGTLDPMVSGVLIIMLGRAVRLAPVILKHRKEYIAIMRLHGDVPRKEIERVAEEFKGRTYQRPPRKSAVRRQLRIRSIYDIEVLDVDKRLVLLRVDCEAGTYIRSLCIHMALALGVGGQMEELRRSKSGGLGLPDICTLHDLKDACEFAKEGDADLLKSFIYPAERLISEIPVVTIRNSAVDAICHGAQLAGVGIIARDNYKKGSRVAVMTEKSELVCLGEALISSEEYKPGDTGIVIDPKIVVMKPKTYKKGWTKHEKSE; encoded by the coding sequence ATGAATTCTTTTGAGAATGATGATGAACTAAAAAAACTTCTTGAGTGCGGCATTATCGCAGTTGACAAACCACAGGGACCGACAAGCCATCAGGTTACCGCGTGGGTCGGCGAGATGCTCGGCGGCGATATAAGGATAGGTCACGGAGGAACTCTTGATCCGATGGTTTCAGGTGTTCTGATTATTATGCTTGGCCGTGCAGTCCGTCTTGCTCCTGTTATCCTGAAGCACAGAAAAGAGTATATCGCGATTATGCGTCTTCACGGCGATGTTCCAAGGAAGGAGATCGAGAGGGTTGCTGAGGAGTTTAAGGGCAGAACATACCAAAGACCCCCGAGGAAGAGTGCTGTCAGAAGACAGCTTAGGATAAGGTCAATTTACGATATTGAAGTTCTGGATGTCGATAAAAGACTTGTTCTTCTCCGTGTTGACTGTGAGGCGGGGACATACATAAGATCGCTTTGCATACACATGGCGCTTGCACTCGGTGTCGGAGGACAGATGGAGGAGCTTAGGAGGTCTAAGTCAGGCGGACTCGGACTCCCGGACATCTGCACTCTTCATGACCTCAAAGATGCCTGCGAGTTTGCAAAGGAGGGAGACGCTGATCTTTTGAAGTCCTTTATCTATCCGGCAGAGAGGCTTATTAGCGAGATTCCGGTTGTGACTATTAGAAACAGCGCTGTTGATGCAATATGCCACGGTGCACAGCTTGCCGGTGTCGGCATTATTGCAAGGGATAATTACAAGAAGGGCAGCCGCGTTGCGGTCATGACGGAAAAATCCGAGCTTGTATGTCTCGGCGAGGCCCTGATATCATCCGAAGAGTACAAACCCGGCGATACCGGAATTGTAATTGATCCAAAAATAGTCGTGATGAAGCCCAAAACATACAAAAAAGGCTGGACGAAGCACGAAAAATCGGAATAA
- a CDS encoding NYN domain-containing protein, with amino-acid sequence MINRSALFIDNAYLHKCTPQNIQIDFEILSDYLCRDTQKLRTYFYDCMPYQSNPSTENEKIKYSQYSKFISVIEKLPRFQTRFGKLSKREDGSFEQKRVDILLAVELVRLSWSKQIGHAIIIAGDSDFVPAIEAAKDAGVIVSLYYSNQSIHNELLSSVDERYLMGEDFFNTVKRQ; translated from the coding sequence ATGATTAATAGATCAGCCTTATTCATCGATAATGCCTATTTGCATAAATGTACTCCCCAAAATATTCAGATCGATTTTGAAATTTTATCTGACTATTTGTGCAGAGATACTCAGAAACTAAGAACATATTTCTATGACTGTATGCCTTACCAGAGCAATCCATCTACAGAAAATGAAAAAATAAAATATTCACAATATAGCAAATTTATCTCTGTTATTGAAAAATTACCCCGATTTCAAACGAGATTTGGGAAACTAAGCAAAAGAGAAGATGGCTCCTTTGAACAGAAAAGAGTTGATATTTTACTGGCGGTTGAACTTGTAAGGCTGAGCTGGTCAAAACAAATAGGTCATGCGATAATTATTGCCGGAGACAGTGATTTCGTACCTGCCATTGAAGCCGCCAAAGATGCAGGTGTTATCGTATCTCTGTATTATTCAAACCAGTCTATTCACAACGAATTATTATCCTCAGTTGATGAGAGATATTTAATGGGTGAAGATTTTTTTAACACTGTGAAAAGGCAATAA
- a CDS encoding MBL fold metallo-hydrolase has protein sequence MTDHIIPVSWNIMNSVFVSSYIVSEEGTIVIDTGYPGSEHDILDKIAAVGKSPEDVDLIIVTHGHPDHAGSAFGLRSKTGAKVLMHHLDLNRVRSGHQGKLKPACLSGKLLASRFERENTIFPPFEPDILISASYSLEDFGVAGTVIPTPGHTQGSVSVVLKSGDAFVGDLIFPSMLSGRPHMPYWADNKKEVLKSVKKVLNYSPARIYGGHCGPFSAEDVRRNMRIK, from the coding sequence ATGACGGATCATATAATTCCTGTTTCATGGAATATTATGAACAGTGTTTTTGTTTCCTCCTATATTGTCAGTGAAGAAGGGACGATTGTAATAGATACAGGGTATCCGGGGTCTGAACATGATATACTGGATAAAATTGCGGCTGTTGGGAAGAGTCCCGAGGATGTGGACCTGATTATTGTAACCCATGGTCATCCTGATCATGCCGGGAGTGCTTTTGGGTTGAGGTCAAAAACCGGAGCGAAGGTTCTGATGCATCATCTGGATCTAAACAGGGTGAGGAGCGGGCACCAGGGTAAGCTTAAGCCTGCATGCCTTTCGGGTAAACTTCTTGCCAGCCGTTTTGAAAGGGAGAATACTATTTTCCCGCCGTTTGAGCCTGACATTCTCATCAGTGCTTCTTATAGTCTTGAGGATTTCGGAGTGGCTGGAACTGTTATCCCGACACCCGGTCATACGCAGGGGAGTGTATCTGTGGTTTTGAAAAGCGGTGATGCCTTTGTCGGTGATCTGATTTTTCCCTCAATGCTCTCAGGCAGGCCGCATATGCCATACTGGGCTGACAACAAAAAAGAGGTATTAAAAAGTGTAAAAAAGGTGCTTAATTATTCTCCGGCCAGAATTTACGGTGGGCACTGCGGACCATTTTCGGCTGAGGATGTGAGAAGAAACATGAGGATAAAATGA
- a CDS encoding DUF2178 domain-containing protein: protein MKRNTYFIIVAVIAFLELYLLWWALNYSRPPAMEITGIGIAAGIITALILKGKVEDASIGGDERLHLINEKSAMKTLQITWILLFSFSVSALVIIVERGDIFRRHFLGFPFIQMIILFTAILIFVACRIYYSNKYGGYISDEE, encoded by the coding sequence ATGAAACGCAATACATATTTCATAATAGTCGCAGTGATTGCCTTTCTGGAGTTATACCTTCTCTGGTGGGCTCTTAATTACTCAAGACCACCTGCAATGGAGATAACCGGAATCGGGATTGCCGCCGGAATAATTACCGCTCTTATATTAAAAGGAAAAGTGGAGGATGCATCTATTGGCGGTGATGAAAGGCTTCATTTAATTAATGAAAAATCCGCAATGAAGACACTTCAGATAACCTGGATCCTGCTTTTTTCCTTTTCTGTATCAGCCCTTGTAATAATTGTTGAAAGGGGAGACATTTTCAGAAGACATTTTCTTGGATTCCCTTTCATTCAGATGATAATTTTATTTACGGCAATTCTTATTTTTGTCGCCTGCAGAATATATTATTCCAATAAATACGGGGGATACATCTCCGATGAAGAATAA
- a CDS encoding helix-turn-helix transcriptional regulator has product MKNKIKVFRAINDMTQEDLAKEVGVTRQTILAIEKGKYDPSLSLAFKISRIFGVNLEEVFIYD; this is encoded by the coding sequence ATGAAGAATAAGATCAAGGTTTTTCGTGCAATTAATGATATGACACAAGAAGACCTTGCAAAGGAAGTAGGTGTAACAAGACAGACAATACTTGCAATTGAAAAAGGAAAATATGACCCCTCACTTAGCCTTGCATTTAAAATATCAAGGATATTCGGGGTAAATTTAGAAGAAGTATTCATCTACGACTAA
- a CDS encoding ABC transporter permease yields MIIKDIFFELSLRNIRLNFLRSLLAATGIVIGVVAITSIGIMGANMTMSVTQQLSESGNVIMITPDSGGGGGGNIGMGHGGSESGSSGDEYLDNSQLRDIEKISGAENLVVAIYSESDTISVAGEDGRATIYGLDTAVIPGLVDVAQGSYPVSTSGVVVGPSLAERYDLKIGSKIKIGDEEEGQSTVKVNGILEEKGMSMDLNSDNAILADEKWFTSFYGGEGEYDQVNIVVEDIDTIEALEDELDRQLNYRDDEVKIQDSGSMLENISESLGTITSFMTAIGAISLLVAAVSIFNVMMMSVTERIKEIGILRSIGTKRREIRRMFLYESLLLGVIGSLIGAVLSFIGGYTLTFGMIGTMDYFFLPDSLIYIPFGVVIGVIVCILSGIYPAWKASNLDPIEALRAE; encoded by the coding sequence ATGATAATTAAGGATATATTTTTTGAGCTTTCACTCAGGAACATCAGGCTTAATTTTCTAAGGTCACTTCTTGCTGCAACAGGCATTGTAATCGGAGTGGTTGCAATTACTTCTATCGGGATAATGGGTGCCAATATGACAATGTCAGTAACCCAGCAGCTGTCTGAGAGCGGCAATGTTATTATGATAACTCCGGACAGCGGAGGGGGTGGCGGTGGCAATATTGGTATGGGACACGGTGGTTCCGAATCTGGTTCGTCTGGTGATGAGTATCTTGATAACAGCCAGCTGAGGGATATTGAAAAAATCTCCGGGGCTGAAAATCTTGTTGTTGCCATATATTCGGAATCCGATACAATAAGTGTTGCCGGTGAGGATGGAAGGGCAACAATATATGGTCTTGATACAGCGGTAATACCCGGGCTTGTAGATGTTGCACAGGGCAGTTATCCTGTAAGCACCAGCGGTGTTGTTGTCGGTCCTTCACTTGCTGAGAGGTATGATCTAAAAATCGGGAGCAAAATTAAGATTGGAGATGAGGAAGAGGGTCAGAGCACTGTTAAGGTAAATGGCATTTTAGAAGAGAAGGGAATGTCCATGGACTTAAATTCCGATAATGCCATTCTTGCCGATGAGAAGTGGTTTACTTCATTTTATGGTGGAGAAGGTGAATATGACCAGGTAAATATCGTTGTTGAAGACATAGACACTATCGAAGCACTTGAGGATGAACTCGACAGGCAGTTAAATTACCGTGATGATGAGGTTAAAATTCAGGATTCCGGTTCGATGCTTGAGAATATAAGCGAGTCTTTGGGAACAATTACTTCGTTTATGACAGCTATTGGTGCAATTTCTCTTCTTGTTGCAGCCGTTTCCATCTTCAATGTTATGATGATGTCAGTTACGGAGAGGATTAAGGAGATTGGAATATTAAGGAGCATTGGAACAAAGAGGAGAGAAATTCGGAGAATGTTTCTCTATGAGTCTTTGCTTTTGGGAGTCATTGGATCATTAATAGGTGCAGTGCTGAGTTTTATCGGCGGATATACACTGACATTTGGGATGATAGGAACTATGGATTATTTTTTCCTGCCGGATAGTCTGATTTATATTCCGTTCGGGGTTGTTATCGGTGTAATTGTGTGTATTCTCTCCGGAATATATCCTGCATGGAAGGCATCAAATCTTGATCCAATTGAGGCGTTAAGGGCCGAATAA
- a CDS encoding ABC transporter ATP-binding protein has translation MTQEPVISLCNVTKVYVLPSDEVLALDDISLDIYKGEFVAIMGPSGSGKSTLMNQIGCLDVPTSGDLFIDGKNIRELNDDELTEIRRDKIGYIFQKFNLIPLLDLRENVEYPLVLKHKKRDESGYPAKLLRMVGLEDKRFKHKPVEISGGQQQRVAVGRALVNDPAILLCDEPTGNLDSKTSAQIMDILTELNRMGRTIVMVTHEDDIAEYANRKIVISDGRIVDDN, from the coding sequence ATGACTCAGGAACCTGTAATCAGTCTTTGTAATGTGACCAAAGTGTATGTTCTTCCGTCTGATGAGGTTTTGGCGCTGGATGATATTTCTCTTGATATTTACAAAGGGGAATTTGTGGCGATAATGGGTCCTTCAGGATCTGGTAAGTCAACGCTTATGAATCAGATAGGATGTCTTGATGTTCCGACATCAGGTGATCTTTTCATTGACGGAAAAAACATCCGGGAACTCAATGATGATGAACTAACGGAAATCAGGAGGGATAAAATCGGTTACATCTTTCAGAAATTCAATCTAATTCCCCTTCTTGATCTCCGGGAGAATGTTGAATATCCACTTGTCCTGAAACACAAAAAAAGAGATGAATCCGGCTATCCTGCAAAGCTTCTCCGGATGGTTGGCCTTGAAGATAAGAGATTTAAGCACAAACCTGTTGAAATTTCCGGGGGACAGCAGCAGAGGGTTGCGGTTGGAAGGGCACTTGTAAACGACCCCGCTATTCTTCTCTGTGATGAGCCCACCGGAAATCTGGATTCAAAGACCAGTGCACAGATTATGGATATTTTAACGGAATTAAACAGGATGGGGAGAACCATTGTAATGGTTACCCATGAGGATGATATTGCCGAATATGCGAACCGGAAAATTGTAATTTCTGACGGGAGGATTGTAGATGATAATTAA
- a CDS encoding COG1361 S-layer family protein has protein sequence MTGKKIITGILVFMFLVSFCGIVSADAPSDDAYTQIAVKNVELDPGVFVQGDTGVITVTVENTGSEAVSVNRAELYSKDLKIANDDAYDTLTPIGAGNEMQFSFTVDADAPDGIYYPRFYLDYTGSSSFSYNIPVKIESTGLSISVTDSPGTWQEGNEDEITLLVGNPRENAVNGVEISAEGEGITSAQTSYFIGTLGPDESREITFDITPADAEFIEFDASWRNGINKHTSSVSIPITYGDDKTGADPLLNNVKSSMSGSYYTLSGDITNAGLEDAKSIVVTVGSPAVAVDPYKMYVIGSLEPDDFSSFDVTYQISGIKNSGDIPVIISYRDEKGNNYEKEYQVSVNSGAGISQDSPSSDSPGVYKASRGGMMGGIGGGFSQIPVFEIIVIIIAGLVLVIAWRKGYVKKGSEALKKKITNGKK, from the coding sequence ATGACCGGAAAAAAAATAATCACAGGAATACTGGTATTCATGTTTTTGGTATCATTCTGTGGGATTGTATCAGCAGATGCCCCTTCAGATGATGCATACACTCAGATTGCTGTTAAGAATGTCGAACTTGATCCCGGTGTTTTCGTACAGGGTGATACAGGAGTAATTACGGTTACAGTGGAGAATACAGGTTCTGAAGCTGTTTCAGTAAACCGTGCGGAATTATACTCAAAGGATTTAAAGATTGCAAATGATGATGCCTATGATACTCTCACTCCGATTGGTGCGGGTAATGAGATGCAGTTTTCATTTACTGTGGATGCCGATGCTCCGGACGGGATATATTACCCGAGGTTTTACCTTGATTACACAGGATCAAGCAGTTTTTCATATAATATACCTGTAAAGATTGAGAGCACAGGACTTTCGATTTCTGTAACTGACTCTCCCGGTACATGGCAGGAGGGGAATGAGGATGAAATTACTCTTCTGGTTGGAAATCCGAGAGAAAATGCAGTGAACGGAGTTGAAATATCGGCTGAAGGGGAAGGAATCACCTCTGCCCAGACAAGCTATTTTATAGGAACTCTCGGACCGGATGAATCGAGGGAGATAACATTTGATATCACCCCTGCGGATGCAGAATTCATAGAATTTGATGCTTCGTGGAGAAATGGAATAAATAAGCATACATCGTCAGTTTCAATTCCCATAACATATGGGGATGACAAAACCGGTGCTGATCCTCTTTTAAACAATGTGAAATCCTCAATGTCCGGGAGCTACTACACGCTGTCCGGTGACATTACCAATGCCGGACTTGAGGATGCAAAGTCAATAGTTGTTACTGTCGGTTCTCCGGCAGTTGCTGTTGACCCTTACAAGATGTATGTGATTGGTTCCCTTGAGCCTGATGATTTCTCAAGTTTTGATGTTACATATCAGATATCCGGGATTAAAAATTCCGGAGATATTCCTGTAATTATCTCATACAGGGATGAGAAGGGAAATAACTATGAAAAAGAGTATCAGGTATCAGTAAATTCAGGGGCAGGCATTTCTCAGGATTCTCCTTCATCAGATTCTCCTGGAGTTTATAAAGCGTCCAGAGGTGGTATGATGGGCGGCATTGGGGGAGGTTTCTCACAGATCCCTGTATTTGAGATAATTGTCATCATCATTGCCGGTCTGGTTCTTGTAATCGCATGGAGGAAGGGCTACGTAAAGAAAGGTTCTGAAGCTCTTAAGAAAAAGATCACGAATGGGAAGAAGTGA
- a CDS encoding eS24 family ribosomal protein, with product MGAIDIEFKKYEEDEDIKRKEIEFCLSFEGSIPSRKDILNEISVCYGSSPELVFLEKLRTVRGKKMANGRARIYEDVKTLKKYER from the coding sequence TTGGGTGCGATTGATATTGAGTTTAAAAAATATGAAGAGGATGAGGATATTAAGAGAAAGGAGATTGAATTCTGTCTCTCTTTTGAAGGTTCGATACCGTCACGAAAGGACATCTTAAATGAAATCTCCGTCTGCTACGGCTCTTCACCTGAACTTGTGTTTCTTGAGAAACTGAGAACCGTCAGGGGCAAAAAAATGGCGAACGGGAGAGCAAGGATTTATGAGGATGTTAAAACCCTGAAGAAGTATGAAAGGTGA
- a CDS encoding MCP four helix bundle domain-containing protein, with protein sequence MMGNILKITVKIITLLIIGALVAVIATVSIIGFFITTVHDNSDSVYRYSLSISTSEPVLNPVLLIPVPSYYNSVSGRNETVLDISMVGFRNFDRDNISVKIEYKDGVPMMNISAARIIPVYKNRIEPIMITPEQNVSELPEPTHIYSDRYSEETPVSVPMEIHFYQSGISPRIDTKDPAGKEPLFMPYRILETFSEPEGFMYEDYYISGGTSSYAVEVPFILSYDSGDENILSISTEFEGINQRWVLGWQSNSYHERIRHEFKGSYNGTPCPVKGVLITGDGIYW encoded by the coding sequence ATGATGGGGAATATTCTAAAAATAACCGTTAAGATCATTACTCTTTTAATAATTGGTGCCCTGGTTGCGGTAATTGCGACTGTATCCATTATCGGATTTTTTATTACAACTGTTCATGACAATTCAGATTCTGTATACAGATACAGTCTGTCGATTTCAACTTCAGAACCTGTTTTAAATCCTGTTCTTTTGATTCCCGTTCCTTCTTATTATAATTCCGTTTCGGGGAGAAATGAAACCGTGCTGGATATTTCTATGGTCGGTTTCCGTAATTTTGACAGAGACAATATCTCTGTGAAGATTGAGTACAAAGACGGTGTTCCCATGATGAATATCTCCGCAGCGAGGATTATTCCTGTATATAAAAACAGAATCGAACCGATCATGATTACGCCGGAACAAAATGTATCAGAACTGCCAGAACCGACACATATCTATTCTGACAGATATTCAGAGGAGACGCCTGTGTCTGTTCCTATGGAGATTCACTTCTATCAAAGCGGGATCAGCCCCCGCATTGACACAAAAGATCCCGCCGGTAAAGAGCCCCTTTTTATGCCGTACAGAATTCTTGAGACTTTCAGCGAGCCTGAAGGTTTCATGTATGAGGATTACTATATAAGCGGGGGAACTTCCTCTTATGCTGTTGAAGTGCCGTTTATCCTCTCCTATGATTCCGGCGATGAGAATATCCTGAGTATCTCCACTGAATTTGAGGGAATAAATCAGCGCTGGGTGCTTGGATGGCAGTCAAATTCATACCATGAGAGGATAAGGCATGAGTTTAAGGGTTCATACAATGGCACTCCCTGTCCGGTTAAGGGTGTTTTGATTACAGGAGATGGTATTTACTGGTAA
- a CDS encoding DUF2179 domain-containing protein → MTDPFITGYILFPALIFFARVADVSFGTLRIIFISRGMKYLAPLVGFFEISIWLVAISQVLKDDAMPLAFLAYALGFAFGNFAGIIIEEKMAIGISVIRVITTRSGQNLIDYLKESGFRTTVADAHGQFGEVSIIYTVVKRKDISRVLKIVNRFNPKAFYTIEDVRSAGGPMFDSETKTHLRGFGKVSRKGK, encoded by the coding sequence CTGACTGATCCGTTTATCACAGGGTATATTCTTTTCCCGGCCCTGATCTTTTTTGCAAGGGTTGCGGATGTATCCTTTGGTACGCTCAGGATTATCTTCATATCACGCGGTATGAAGTATCTTGCCCCGCTTGTAGGTTTTTTTGAGATTAGCATATGGCTTGTTGCAATAAGCCAGGTCTTAAAAGACGATGCAATGCCTCTTGCTTTTCTGGCATATGCACTCGGGTTTGCATTTGGTAATTTTGCAGGGATTATAATTGAAGAGAAGATGGCTATCGGCATCTCGGTGATAAGAGTCATTACAACCAGAAGTGGCCAGAATCTTATTGATTACCTAAAGGAGTCGGGATTTAGGACGACTGTTGCAGATGCACACGGACAGTTCGGGGAAGTCAGTATAATTTACACTGTCGTTAAAAGAAAGGATATATCGAGGGTTTTAAAGATTGTAAACAGATTTAACCCTAAAGCCTTTTACACAATTGAGGATGTCAGGAGTGCCGGGGGGCCTATGTTTGACAGCGAGACAAAAACTCATTTGAGAGGGTTTGGAAAGGTATCCCGGAAAGGAAAATAA
- the argF gene encoding ornithine carbamoyltransferase, translating into MSVQISEKNGKKITEIVQKRNFTKILDFSAEEIKNLIALSKKLKAAKKARKEKKYLKDREIALIFEKASTRTRCSFEVAAYDQGAHVTYLGPEGTQIGHKESMKDTARVLGRLYDAIEYRGFSQDNVEILAQYAGVPVYNGLTDEFHPTQILADVMTMTEACDKNPEEISFCYLGDGRNNMGNSLMAGAVILGMDVRICGPKNLWPKEELVLKCREIAEKSGAKLTLTEDLKTGVSGVDFVYTDVWVSMGEPEDVWDKRIKLLLPYQVNMDVIKMTNNPEVKFMHCLPSFHNRDTKTGEEIYEKFGLEALEVTDEVFESDFSVVFDQAENRMHTIKAIMVATLGDLTIPAE; encoded by the coding sequence ATGTCAGTTCAGATAAGCGAAAAAAACGGCAAAAAAATTACTGAAATTGTGCAGAAACGAAACTTCACAAAGATTCTTGATTTCTCGGCAGAAGAGATCAAAAACCTGATAGCTCTTTCAAAAAAGCTGAAAGCAGCAAAAAAAGCACGTAAAGAGAAAAAATATTTAAAAGACCGTGAGATCGCACTCATATTTGAAAAGGCATCTACAAGAACAAGGTGTTCCTTTGAAGTCGCCGCATACGATCAGGGTGCACATGTAACATATCTCGGACCGGAAGGGACACAAATCGGCCATAAAGAGTCTATGAAAGACACTGCAAGAGTTCTCGGACGACTCTATGATGCAATAGAATACCGGGGCTTTTCACAGGACAATGTGGAAATACTCGCACAATATGCAGGTGTTCCTGTATATAACGGTTTAACTGACGAATTCCACCCGACACAGATACTTGCTGATGTTATGACAATGACAGAAGCCTGCGATAAAAACCCTGAAGAGATCAGTTTCTGCTACCTTGGTGACGGCAGAAACAACATGGGAAACTCATTAATGGCAGGTGCCGTCATACTCGGAATGGATGTCAGAATCTGCGGACCAAAGAATCTCTGGCCCAAAGAGGAGCTTGTTTTAAAGTGCAGGGAGATTGCAGAAAAGTCCGGAGCAAAGCTCACCCTTACAGAAGATCTCAAAACAGGTGTATCAGGCGTTGATTTTGTATATACTGACGTATGGGTTTCAATGGGAGAGCCTGAAGATGTCTGGGACAAACGGATAAAGCTTCTTTTGCCATACCAGGTCAACATGGATGTCATAAAAATGACGAATAATCCCGAGGTTAAGTTCATGCACTGCCTGCCTTCATTTCACAACCGCGACACAAAAACAGGCGAAGAGATTTATGAAAAATTCGGTCTCGAAGCACTTGAGGTAACAGATGAAGTCTTTGAATCAGACTTTTCAGTGGTTTTTGATCAGGCCGAAAACCGCATGCACACCATTAAAGCAATAATGGTAGCCACACTTGGTGATTTAACCATACCGGCAGAATAA
- the arcC gene encoding carbamate kinase, translating into MRIVVALGGNALIKRGQPLTAEIQRENIRTAALALAPVAEKHELIISHGNGPQVGLLALQSSCYTEVESYPLDVLDAQTEGMIGYMIEQELGNILPENIPFATVLTMVEVDLNDKAFKNPTKFVGPVYTQNETKKAEFEKGWTFKKDGNFWRRVVPSPEPKRIFEIRPIKWLLEKGTVVICAGGGGIPTAFEEGNQNILRGIEAVIDKDLASALLASETGADLLVMATDVDGVYLDWGTEKQKLIKDITPEELKKFSFPAGSMGPKITAASNFGGQKGKRAVIGALSDIEKMVEGTAGTNVKLQD; encoded by the coding sequence ATGAGAATTGTTGTGGCGCTGGGGGGAAACGCCCTTATAAAAAGAGGGCAGCCGCTAACAGCAGAAATTCAAAGGGAGAATATAAGGACAGCCGCTTTAGCCCTTGCACCTGTTGCAGAGAAGCACGAACTTATAATATCGCACGGAAACGGTCCGCAGGTCGGCCTTCTGGCACTTCAGTCATCATGTTATACGGAAGTTGAATCATACCCTCTTGACGTTCTTGACGCCCAGACAGAGGGGATGATAGGATACATGATAGAGCAGGAGCTTGGAAACATTCTGCCCGAAAACATTCCTTTTGCCACCGTTTTAACAATGGTCGAAGTTGACTTAAATGACAAAGCCTTCAAAAACCCGACGAAGTTTGTAGGGCCGGTTTATACTCAAAATGAAACAAAAAAGGCTGAGTTCGAAAAGGGCTGGACTTTTAAAAAAGACGGAAATTTCTGGAGACGGGTGGTTCCGTCACCGGAACCAAAACGAATCTTTGAGATAAGGCCGATTAAGTGGCTTCTTGAAAAGGGAACTGTCGTCATATGTGCAGGGGGAGGGGGAATTCCAACCGCATTTGAAGAAGGAAACCAAAACATCCTCAGAGGAATCGAGGCGGTAATTGACAAAGACCTTGCAAGTGCCCTCCTCGCATCAGAAACAGGTGCGGATCTTCTGGTAATGGCAACCGATGTCGACGGAGTCTATCTTGACTGGGGGACGGAAAAGCAGAAATTGATTAAAGACATAACACCCGAAGAACTTAAAAAATTCAGCTTCCCGGCAGGTTCGATGGGGCCAAAAATAACCGCTGCATCCAATTTTGGAGGACAGAAAGGTAAAAGGGCAGTGATTGGAGCTCTAAGCGACATCGAAAAAATGGTTGAGGGAACTGCCGGTACAAATGTAAAACTTCAGGATTAG